In Enterobacter sp. 638, a single window of DNA contains:
- the lpxH gene encoding UDP-2,3-diacylglucosamine diphosphatase, which produces MATLFIADLHLQTEEPAITAGFLHFLQGEARSADALYILGDLFEAWIGDDDPNPLHHDMAAAIKALVDSGVPCYFIHGNRDFLIGKRFARESGMTLLPDENVLELYGRNVLIMHGDTLCTDDTGYLAFRAKVHTPWIQTLFLALPLFIRNRIAAKMRAGSKAANSSKSMTIMDVNPQAVVEVMEKHRVQWLIHGHTHRPDVHQLTANGEPAHRVVLGAWHSEGSMVKVTSEGVELIQFPF; this is translated from the coding sequence GTGGCGACACTCTTTATTGCGGATCTGCATCTGCAAACAGAAGAACCGGCGATCACCGCCGGTTTTCTGCATTTTTTACAGGGTGAAGCGCGTTCAGCGGACGCCCTGTACATTCTGGGCGATTTGTTTGAGGCCTGGATTGGCGACGACGACCCGAATCCCCTGCATCATGACATGGCTGCGGCGATCAAAGCCCTGGTCGACTCCGGCGTTCCCTGCTATTTCATTCACGGCAATCGCGATTTTCTAATCGGCAAACGCTTCGCTCGCGAAAGCGGCATGACGTTGTTGCCCGACGAAAACGTGCTCGAATTATATGGCCGCAACGTCCTGATTATGCACGGCGACACGCTTTGCACCGACGACACGGGCTATCTGGCATTTCGCGCTAAAGTCCACACGCCCTGGATTCAAACCCTATTTCTGGCCCTGCCTCTGTTTATCCGCAACCGTATCGCCGCCAAAATGCGTGCGGGCAGTAAAGCGGCAAACAGCAGCAAATCCATGACGATCATGGACGTCAACCCGCAAGCGGTCGTTGAGGTGATGGAAAAACATCGCGTGCAGTGGTTAATTCATGGTCATACCCATCGCCCGGACGTGCATCAACTCACCGCCAACGGCGAACCTGCGCATCGCGTTGTATTGGGTGCCTGGCACAGCGAAGGTTCGATGGTAAAAGTCACGTCAGAAGGCGTAGAACTCATCCAGTTTCCGTTTTAA
- the ppiB gene encoding peptidylprolyl isomerase B, with product MVTFHTNHGDIVVKTFDDKAPETVKNFLDYCREGFYNNTIFHRVINGFMIQGGGFEPGMVQKDTKEAIKNEANNGLKNTRGTLAMARTQAPHSATAQFFINVADNDFLNFSGENLQGWGYCVFAEVVEGMDVVEKIKGVSTGRSGMHQDVPKEDVIITSVTVSE from the coding sequence ATGGTTACTTTCCACACTAATCATGGCGATATCGTCGTCAAAACTTTTGATGATAAAGCGCCTGAAACAGTTAAAAACTTCCTGGACTACTGTCGCGAAGGCTTCTACAACAACACGATTTTCCACCGTGTGATTAACGGCTTTATGATCCAGGGCGGCGGTTTCGAACCTGGCATGGTCCAGAAAGACACCAAAGAAGCGATCAAAAACGAAGCGAATAACGGTCTGAAAAATACCCGCGGTACGCTGGCAATGGCCCGTACTCAGGCTCCGCACTCTGCAACTGCGCAGTTCTTCATCAACGTAGCAGACAACGACTTCCTGAACTTCTCCGGCGAGAATCTGCAGGGTTGGGGTTATTGCGTGTTCGCAGAAGTGGTTGAAGGTATGGACGTTGTTGAGAAGATCAAAGGCGTTTCTACTGGCCGTAGCGGTATGCATCAGGACGTTCCAAAAGAAGACGTTATTATTACAAGCGTGACTGTCAGCGAGTAA
- the cysS gene encoding cysteine--tRNA ligase — MLKIFNTLTRQKEEFKPIHAGEVGMYVCGITVYDLCHIGHGRTFVSFDVVSRYLRFLGYTLKYVRNITDIDDKIIKRANENGESFVALVDRMIAEMHKDFDALNILRPDSEPRATHHIHEIIEITEKLIERGHAYVASNGDVMFSVPTDPGYGQLSRQDLEQLQAGARVDVVDVKRNPMDFVLWKTSKEGEPSWPSPWGEGRPGWHIECSAMNCKQLGNHFDIHGGGSDLMFPHHENEIAQSTCAHGGEYVNYWMHSGMVMVDREKMSKSLDNFFTVRDVLKYYDAETVRYFLMSGHYRSQLNYSEENLKQARSALERLYIAVRGTDKSVAPAGGEAFEARFIDVMNDDFNTPEAYSVLFDMAREINRLKVEDVSAANALASHLRKLAAVLGLLEQDPETFLQSGAQNDGDEVAKIEALITARLEARQAKDWAAADAARNRLTEMGIVLEDGPQGTIWRRK, encoded by the coding sequence ATGTTAAAAATCTTTAATACTCTGACGCGCCAAAAAGAGGAATTCAAACCTATTCATGCCGGGGAAGTCGGCATGTACGTGTGTGGTATTACCGTCTACGATCTCTGTCACATTGGTCATGGCCGTACCTTCGTCTCATTCGACGTGGTTTCTCGCTACCTGCGTTTCTTAGGTTACACCCTGAAGTACGTGCGCAATATCACCGATATTGATGATAAAATCATTAAACGCGCTAATGAAAATGGTGAAAGCTTTGTCGCGCTGGTGGATCGCATGATCGCCGAAATGCACAAAGATTTTGATGCATTAAATATTCTGCGTCCGGACAGCGAACCGCGTGCGACCCACCATATTCATGAAATCATCGAGATCACCGAAAAGCTCATCGAGCGCGGTCATGCCTATGTGGCCAGCAACGGCGACGTGATGTTCTCGGTCCCAACCGATCCAGGTTACGGTCAGCTTTCACGTCAGGATCTTGAGCAACTTCAGGCTGGCGCGCGCGTCGATGTCGTTGACGTTAAACGTAATCCGATGGACTTTGTGCTGTGGAAAACGTCCAAAGAAGGTGAGCCGAGCTGGCCATCGCCATGGGGTGAAGGGCGTCCGGGCTGGCACATCGAGTGCTCAGCGATGAACTGTAAACAGTTGGGTAACCATTTCGACATTCACGGCGGCGGTTCTGACCTGATGTTCCCGCACCATGAGAACGAAATTGCGCAGTCTACCTGCGCACACGGCGGCGAGTACGTTAATTACTGGATGCACTCCGGTATGGTGATGGTCGATCGCGAGAAGATGTCCAAATCACTGGATAACTTCTTCACTGTGCGTGACGTGCTGAAATATTACGATGCCGAAACGGTGCGTTATTTCCTGATGTCTGGCCACTACCGCAGCCAGTTGAACTACAGCGAAGAGAACCTGAAACAGGCTCGCTCTGCGCTGGAGCGCCTGTACATTGCGGTACGTGGCACTGACAAATCCGTCGCACCTGCTGGCGGCGAAGCATTCGAAGCACGTTTCATCGACGTGATGAACGATGATTTCAACACGCCGGAAGCCTACTCAGTGCTATTTGACATGGCGCGTGAGATTAACCGTCTGAAAGTCGAAGATGTGTCGGCGGCGAATGCGTTGGCTTCTCATCTGCGTAAGCTTGCAGCGGTGCTGGGGCTGCTGGAGCAAGATCCAGAAACCTTCCTGCAAAGCGGTGCGCAGAATGATGGTGACGAAGTGGCCAAAATCGAAGCGTTGATCACTGCACGCCTGGAAGCGCGTCAGGCGAAAGACTGGGCGGCAGCAGATGCTGCACGTAATCGTCTGACGGAAATGGGTATCGTTCTGGAAGATGGGCCGCAGGGCACTATCTGGCGTCGTAAATAA